The following is a genomic window from Flavobacteriales bacterium.
AAAACCTCTCTGTCCAACTCCTTTAATCCAAGGCACATGGGCATAGCTATACAAAGATATTCTATCAGGCAATAGGCTAACTGTCTTGCTAATACTATCCTTCATATTATCTAGGATTTGAAAAGGTAATCCAAAAACTAAATCATGACTAATAGAAGTGTAACCGATTTCCTTGGACCACTTGCTTACTTTTTTTACTTGTTCAAAGGATTGTATGCGATTTATTGCTTTTTGAACCTTTTTATCATAATCCTGAATTCCTAAACTCAACCTCCTAAAGCCTAAATCATACAAAACTTGAAGTTGTTCTCTAGTAGTATTGTTGGGGTGGGCTTCAAAACTAAAATCGTAATCTTCTCTTAAAATAGACTTTTGTAAAATACCTTCTATGAGTTTAGATAGATTTTTAGCCGAAAAAAAAGTAGGAGTGCCACCTCCTAAATGGATTTCACTAATCTGTGGCTTCTGTTCTAAAAAATTGACATAAAGTGCCCATTCCATTAATAAAGTTTCTATGTATTCTTCTTCGACTTCATGCCGTTTAGTTATGTGCTTATGACAAGCACAAAACGTACACAGACTTTCGCAAAAAGGAAGATGTATATAAAGGCTAATTCCTTGCGAATTACTACTTTCAAATGTATTTTTTAAAGTATGCAAGTAGAGTTCGCTGGTAAAGTTTGAATCGTCCCAATAAGGCACTGTAGGATAAGAGGTATAACGAGGACCAGAAACATTGTATTTGTTAATCAACGAAGACTTATTCATAGTAGGCAAAGGTCAGAAAGTAAGTTTTAGGAAAATATGATAACTATCACTCTTTTATCCCCTCTAACTTGAGTAGAAAGGCAACTTTTAATGCTTCCTCTTTCAGACTTTTAAAACGTCCTGATGCTCCACCATGACCTACATCCATATTGCAATACATCATTAATAAATTATCATCCGTTTTGTACTCTCTTAGCTTGGCTATCCACTTCGCTGGTTCCCAATATTGTACTTGGCTATCCCAATAACCAGTAGTAATTAACATATTGGGATAAGCAACCGCTTTAACATTATCGTAAGGAGAATATGATTTTATGTAATCGTAATATTTCTTATCCTTAGGATTTCCCCATTCATCGAATTCACCAGTAGTTAGTGGTATTGATTCGTCCCACATGGTATTAATAACATCAACAAAAGGTACTTCAGCAATTACGCCATTCCACAAATCTGGAGCCATATTAATGACTGCCCCCATCAATAAACCACCTGCACTTCCGCCATTGGCATATAAATGATTTGAGGAGGTGTATTTTTCATCAATAAGGTAGTTTGCACAATCGATAAAATCATAAAATGTATTCATCTTTTTTAGAAGCTTACCATCCTCATACCACTGACGCCCCATTTCCTGTCCTCCTCTAATGTGCGCTATGGCAAAAGCAAAACCTCTATCTAATAAACTTAATCTTGATGAACTAAAATAAGGTGGCGTACTATATCCATAAGAACCATACGCATACAGTAAAAGTGGCTGTTCTCCGTTTTTCTCGAAACCCTTTTTATAAACTAGTGAAATAGGAATTTGAGTTTTTCCATCTCTACTTGTGGCAAATAAGCGTTCTGAAGTATAATTATCCGATTCAAACCCTCCTCCCAATACTTCGTCTCGCTTCAACAAAGTACGCTCTTGGGTTAAAAGATTGAAGCCATATACCGTAGAAGGAATGGTCAAAGAAGTATAAACAAATCGGAATGTATCAGTGTCAAACTCTAGGTTAGAACTAGAAAACAAAGAATATGTAGGGTCTTTAAAATCAATGTAGTAATCCGTATCATCATACCAACTTTTTACTCTCAAATGGTCTAATCCATTTTTACGCTCTTTTATAACTAAATAATTTTTAAAAATTTCAATATCGTTTATCAATACATCTTCTCGGTGTGAAATAAGCTCTTTCCAATTTTCTTTTGAAGTGGCATCAACAGATGTTTTCATTAGTCTAAAGTTCTTAGCATCCCAATTGGTAAGTACATAAAAATGATCTTCAAAATGACTAATGCTATACTCTAAATTTCGTTCTCTTGCTTGAAAAACCTGCCATTCACCATCTGGATTATCTGCATCTAAAAAACGATACTCAGTGGATAATGTTTGACTGGAGCCAATCAGCAGATATTTTCTTGATTTGGTTTTATAAATATAGCAACTGAAAGTTTCGTCTTTTTCTTCATACACAAGTTCATCTTGTGAAGTTTCAGTTCCTAGGGTGTGCTTAAAGATTTTATTTGAACGCAAGGTCACTTCATCTTGTTTGGTATAATAAATAGTTTTATTATCATTTGCCCAACATATACTACCAGTGGTATTTTCAATTTTATCTTCTAATATTTCGCCCGTTTTCAAATCTTTTATATGAATGGTGTATTGTCTTCGAGATACCAAATCAATGCTATAAGCCATATAACGATTATTTTCACTGATGGATTTGTCTCCTAAATCAAAATAATTTTCACCTTTTGCCATCTTTGGAATGTCCAATAATAATTCTTCTTGGGCGTCATCATTATTAGCTTTTCTATAATGGCATTCGTAATCTTGCCCCTCTTCAAACTTAATGTAGTATGTATATCCATTATAACTTACAGGTAGACTTTCATCATCTTGCTTAATGCGTGATACAAATTCTTCGTATAATTTTTTTTGAAAAGATTCTGTTTCAGCCATTTGAGACTCTAAATAATCATTTTCCAAATTAAGGTAGTCAATGACATTTTGAGTTTGTTCGTCTAATTCTTCAGCTTCTTTTTGTTCATCCGAGAGACGCATCCAAAAATAGTCGTCAATAATGGTATCATTATGATAGTTTAAAGCTGTAGGAATTTTTTTTGCCATTGGTGGAGTAGAGTTTTTTTTAAAATTACAATTAGAAAATAAAAATAGGGATAGTGATAGAGTTAGTAAATATTTCATAGCATTAATATAATTTATGTAGTTTTCAATTATGCCAACGATAAATAATTAGTAAAATTATAGGTACTCAAATATATTTATTTTTTTATCATCTCAGTGTGAGGAATGTCATCTTCTAAGTACTCTTTTCCAGTAGATTCAAAGCCAAATTTTTGATAAAATGGCAATAAATGCGATTGAGCAGAAATACGGTTTTTAGATGTGCCATAAAGTGTAATGGATTGCTTTATACCTTCTCTCATAAGTGCTATTCCTAAGCCTGTTCCTCTATGACTTGGAGCAGTAACTATCCTTCCAAAAGACATTTCCTCATAACTTATCCCTGGTTTAACTAAACGTAAATAAGCTACCAAAACACCCTTGATATAGCCCAATAAATGATGTGAATCTTTATCTTTTTCATCGGCATCTTGATAGGGACAATCTTGTTCGACTACGAACACTTTCTGACGTAAAATCATCAAATCGTGTAATTCCGATTTTGTCAAATCCTCAAACGACTTAAATCTCCACTCAATATCCATAGGGTAAATTTAAAAAAAATTAAAGCCTAACACTAAGCTCAAGTAAAAAACGTCTGCTTTGTAAAAAACCATCAGCGTATGAGGTAACAAAATCATCAACAAAAAGAATGTTGCAAATCCATTAAAGGGGATTCTTGTGTAAAATTGAATACATTTTTTACTTCATAAAAGCAGCTAAATTTAGGTAAGACTAAAAATTAAATTAGACGTATAAAATTATTATATTTGCATCATGATTACGTTGGCTGAAGAAAATTACTTGAAAGCGATACTCAAACTTTCCAAAAATTCCGAAGATTCAGTATCTACTAATTCTATTGCTGATGAGCTAGAGACCAAAGCATCATCTGTTACAGATATGATTAAAAAGTTAACAGATAAACAATTGGTTGATTATGTGCCCTATCGTGGAGTAAGTCTTAGTAAATCTGGTCTTAAGAAAGCCGTAGAAATTGTTAGAAAACATCGTCTTTGGGAAGTTTTTTTAGTCACTAAACTTCAATTCAAATGGGACGAGGTTCACGATGTTGCTGAGCAATTAGAACACATCAAATCACAAAAATTAGTAGATGGTTTAGATGCTTACTTGGGCTATCCACAACACGACCCACATGGAGAACCTATTCCCAATAAAGACGGACTATTTCCTAAATCATTTTCAAAACGACTTAGCGAATTAGAAAAAGGAAGCAGTGGACAAGTTGTAGGAGTTTCTCAAGACAATCAATCCTTTTTACAATACCTCAATTCCTTAAACATTACACTGGGAACATCTATCAGCGTTCTTAAAAAAATAGACTTTGACAATTCACTAGAAATAACAATAAACAACAAATTAGCACACATTAGCAATGATGTAGCAAGAAACTTATTAATTAAACAAAAATGACAGATTTATACACTTGGTTTATCGAACAACACCCTGTATTACAAGCTTTATTAGCTGGACTATTTACTTGGGGCTTGACTGCATCAGGTGCAGCATTGGTCGTATTCTTTAACAATACTAATCGAAAAATTTTAGATACATCTTTAGGCTTTACTGGTGGTGTTATGATAGCAGCTAGTTTTTGGTCTCTACTCTCCCCCGCTATCAGCTATGTAGAAATGCAAAATGAAATAGGCAACACTAATTTACCTTCATGGTTTCCTCCTGCTATTGGGTTTTTCTTGGGAGCTTTATTTCTTTTTGGGTTAGATAAAATAATACCTCACTTACATTTATTCAAAAAAGTTGAAGAAGCAGAAGGCTATCCAACCAAGTGGAAAAAAACTATTTTACTAGTATTAGCTATTGCTCTCCATAATATTCCTGAAGGTTTAGCTGTAGGTGTCGCTTTTGGAGCCATATCACATGGCATTCCAGGTTTTGAAATAGGAGCAGCTATTGCTTTAGCTATTGGCATTGGCATACAGAATTTCCCTGAGGGCTTTGCTGTTTCTATGCCGCTCAGGAGACAAGGAGTGAGTAAATGGAAAAGTTGGAAATGGGGGCAATTATCAGCTATTGTAGAACCTATTTTTGCTATGATTGGTGCTGCCACTGTAATTTATGCATTGCCAATACTGCCCTATGCCCTAGCCTTTGCTGCAGGAGCAATGATATTCATTGTAGTAGAAGAAGTAATCCCTGAAAGTCAAAGTGGTGGACATACCGACTTAGCTACAATGGGGCTTATTGCAGGATTTATCGTAATGATGATACTTGATGTTGCACTAGGATAAAATCCTTAACTTCGCAGCCTGATGAAAGCGGTAAATATCCAAAATAAACGGGCTAGATTTGAATACACCCTACTTGATAAGTATGTGGCTGGTTTGCAGCTTAGCGGTACAGAAATCAAATCTATACGCAATGGCAAGGCAAACTTGAGCGATTCCTTTTGTTCATTTAAAGGAAATGAGCTTTTTATCGTAGGTATGCATGTTGATGAATACGAATTTGGCAATTATGCTAACCATCAACCTAAACGTGATCGAAAACTATTGCTAAATAGACAAGAGTTAGATAAAATTAGAAAAAAATTAAACGACATAGGACTAACTATTGTACCGCTACGCTTATTCATTAACGATAAAGGTTGGGCTAAATTAGAAATCGCTGTAGCTAAGGGTAAGAAACTTCATGACAAAAGAAATACGATAAAAGACAGAGATATCCAAAGAGATATTGATAGAGTAAGTAAATAATTAAAAAAAAGCCCCACCATTTGGTAGGGCTTTTTTAATAGTAGTCATCTAATTATTATCAATAAACTCACTAACATCTTTTACAAAACGATCAGGGTCTGAAGCCATTGGGACATGTCCTGAATGCTCATAAATTTTAAGAGATTTTTCTGATGCGCCAATATTTTGCAAGGCAACTTCACCCAATTTTGGAGGAACCGTAAAATCGTATTTACCCCAAATTAATAAGGTAGGTTTTTTGATTTTATACAATTCATCAGCCATAGATAACTCCAGTACTTTTTCCATTAAGCCCCCTTTGCCATAATTGACCTTAATAATGGCCCAAACGTTAGCTAATGCACCAAACATATCATAAGCTTTTGGATAAACCGGAACATCAACGTCTTTAGGTTCCTCTGCAAACTTTATTGCAGAAGGTATATCAAAAATTTCGTCAGTGAGCATTTTTTCTTGCCATATATCATTTGCATAAGAGCCGAGTTTTAATATTTCATCCGAAGTTAAACCATCTTCATTTGTTTTATTAATGTCTGTTATCATTTTTTGCCACTTTGCAACATCTTTTCCTTGATTAATCTGCTCGTTTCCAATTTCATTTACCATCTCAACAACACTTTTACCAAGCAGTGGCAAATCGTAAGCACCAGCCACTTGAATGTAACCCTCTACCTCTTGTTGATAGCTTTCATTTATCATAAAACCTGTTCCTAAAGTTCCACCCCAACTATGACCTAGTATGTATATTCGAGAATCTTCACCATAACGCTTTTTCAAAACTTGTGTCAAAAGAAAGACATCTTCTGTAAAATTATCGAAACTAATATCTTTAAGCTTAGTTTTGCCATGTGCATTACCCTGTTGTCTTTGATCTAAAAAAGCTATTTTATACTTTTCTTGAAGCTGCAAAAAAGCATTAGTATATATTGAAGAGGTACTTTCACCACCAGGCCCTCCGTGAAGATATAAAATAATGGTTTTAGACTCGGGGTTTCCTCTCATAAAAACAGGCATATCTGCATCCCCATTTCTGAGATAAAACTCTTCTTTCATTTGTCCTTGTCTAATATTTTCCTTGGTACATGATAACATTAAAGTACTGATGACAAATAATGAGATTATGATTAAATTATATTTTTTCATGACTAGTTTAGTTTAGTTTAATTTTTGTTCCTATTACAATTAATGATGTGGGTGCTATCCAAGCGTTATAAGGGGTCTTAACGCCTAAGCCCAATTTGGCGAATACACTTTTCATAGCATCTAATTGACGCTCTAAAGTGTAACTTATTGATGGATTAAAATATGTTCTTCTTGCATTTTTTTCCTCCGAAATTTCTTTATTTTCTTTCAATACATAGGTTGTTCCTGTATTAAATTGCGTTATCAGTCCTAATCCTAAAGACCAATTGTGTGAAAATTGACTCTCTGATATTTTTCTCATTGCTGTAAAATCCACCTTAGTTATTAATCCTGTGTGATTATCTACATGATTATATAATCCAAATTGAGGATTTATGATGTATGCTCTTTCTTTAGTAATATTTCTATCACTATTACCGAGCTTACTTGCATTCCATTCTTTTTGTGTCCATTCTGTTCCTACAATAATACCAGACCGAAAGATAGTTTCATTCAGATAACCAACAGAATAGTTTTCAATTTTAGGAATTTGTGAATAAGAATTGTTAGACAGAATTAAAAAGAAGAGCAGGATTACTAAAACACTTCTTTTGTTCTTATTCGTAGCTGATACACTTCCAAATAAGATAATGGGGTTTGTTTTCATAGTTTAAGTTTTAGGTAAAATAAGTATTAAAATTAGTAAGATAACATACTTAAGTTTTATTTATTGTATAAATTCAAAAAAAAAGCCCTACCATCTGGTAGGGCTTTTTTTACTAACTAAAATTAAGTAAGTTATTATTTACTTATCTTCTTTTACTTCTTCAAAATCTACATCAGTAACATCATCGGCTCCACCACCCTCAGCGTTAGGCTGAGCGGCACCTTCAGCACCTTGTTGCTCTTGTGTAGCTTTGTACATTTCTTCAGAAGCAGCAGTCCAAGCTGTATTGATAGTTTCCATTGCAGAATCTATAGCAGCAAGGTCTTTACTCTCGTGTGCTTTTTTCAAACCTTCTAGAGCATCTTCAATAGGTTTTTTCTTGTCATCAGACAATTTATCACCATAATCTTTTAACTGCTTTTCAGTTTGGAAAATCATAGCATCGGCAGCATTAACTTTCTCTACTTCTTCTTTAGCTTTTTTATCTGCATCGGCATTCGCTTCAGCTTCTTTTTTCATTCTTTCAATTTCTTCATCTGAAAGACCCGAAGAAGCTTCAATTTTAATGTTTTGCTCTTTGCCTGTTGCTTTGTCTTTAGCAGAAACATTCAAAATACCATTAGCATCAATATCAAAGGTAACTTCAATTTGAGGCACTCCTCTTGGTGCAGGTGGTATATCTGACAATTGGAATCTTCCAATAGTCTTGTTATCTGCAGACATCGGTCTTTCGCCTTGTAGTACGTGAATATCTACGGCAGGTTGATTATCAGCAGCTGTAGAAAAGACTTCTGACTTTTTGGTAGGAATAGTTGTGTTCGATTCTATCAACTTAGTCATTACTCCTCCCATAGTTTCTATACCTAAAGAAAGTGGCGTTACGTCTAATAAAAGAACGTCTTTTACATCGCCAGTAAGTACACCACCTTGAATAGCAGCTCCAATAGCGACTACTTCATCAGGGTTTACACCTTTTGACGGTTCTTTGCCAAAAAATTCCTTAACAATATTCTGAATAGCTGGTATTCGAGTAGAACCACCTACTAAAATAACTTCGTCAATTTCACTGGCAGAAATTCCAGCGTCTTTGATGGCTTGTTTACAAGGAGTAATAGTCGCTTGAATAAGTTTATCGGCAAGTTTTTCAAATTGTGCCTTAGTTAAGGTTCTCACTAAGTGCTTAGGTCCTGAAGCTGTTGCTGTAATATAAGGCAAATTAATTTCAGTTTGAGCACTTGAAGAAAGCTCTACTTTAGCTTTTTCAGCCGCTTCTTTAAGACGTTGTAAAGCCATTGGATCTTGACGCAAGTCAATATTTTCTTCTGACTTAAACTCTTCAGCCATCCAGTCAATTAATACTTGGTCAAAGTCATCACCACCTAAATGGGTATCACCATTAGTAGATTTAACTTCAAAAACACCATCTCCTAATTCAAGGATAGATATATCAAAAGTACCTCCACCCAAATCAAATACAGCAATTGTTTTGTCTTGGTCGGCTTTGTCTAAGCCATAAGCTAAGGCTGCAGCAGTAGGTTCGTTGATAATTCTACTTACTTTCAAACCAGCGATTTCACCAGCTTCTTTGGTAGCTTGGCGTTGTGCATCATTAAAATAAGCTGGTACTGTTACTACAGCTTCTTTAACTTCTTGACCTAAGTAATCTTCAGCCGTTTTCTTCATTTTTTGAAGAATCATTGCCGAAATTTCTTGAGGCGTATATTTTCTATCGTCAATAAGTACTCTTGGCGTATCGTTGTCCCCTTTAACAACTTTGTAAGGCACACGCTCAGCCTCTTTTTGAAGCTTAGAGAAAGACTCTCCCATAAAACGCTTAATTGACGCTATGGTTTTTTCTGGGTTAGTAATAGCTTGTCTTTTGGCAGGGTCACCTACTTTTCGTTCTCCTCCCTCAACAAAAGCTACAATTGAAGGTGTTGTTCTTTTACCTTCACTATTAGGAATTACAACTGGCTCGTTACCTTCCATTACAGAAACACAAGAGTTGGTAGTTCCTAAATCAATTCCAATAATTTTGCTCATGGTATATAATTTTAATTTGTTGCATTGTTTGCCTAAGTATGAAGCAAAGGCTGTGCCAAAAGAAAATTATTTAATGAAATGACATAAATTCAGAAAAAAGGGACAAAATGACAGACTTTATGGCTCTATAAAATTAAGCTCATTTGTTACATCTCCATTAGCTAACTCAATAAGGGTGGGGATATCAAGAAATTTACCTAAGGATTCGGCATTTAATCTAGAAGAAAAGACACCTCTACCATTTTCAATATTAGTATAAGTTGGGGGGTCTTGGAATATTACCGATGGTAAATTGTTAATTTCAATATATTGAGCAATGGCCTCTCCACCTATTAAGAAATAAAAATCAATCCCTCCTTGCCAATAGTCGTATTCTGGAAAACCATCTTCTAAACTTTTAGCGTTTATTCTCAAAATATTGATGTTTTCTTCAATACTATTTTTAACAAAATAAAAGAAATTTTCTCCAGTAATAGCTAACTCCATATTCTGATTGCCACTAATAGACTGAGAAAACATTTGAGGAAAACTTAAGTCTTTATATTTACGAACAACTTCGTTGGTTGTAACGTTTTTTTCATAATAGTAAAAACGCATAAAGGGCTTATAAATCTTGCCAAAGGTTGAAGACGTCCATCTCAACCTATGTATTCTGTACTCATTATTTTTAAAGAATGTGATTTCATCTGTAAAGCCTGGGTTTATATCAAGAGGTTCGATGAGGTTTGTTGAGGAA
Proteins encoded in this region:
- the hemN gene encoding oxygen-independent coproporphyrinogen III oxidase, with the translated sequence MNKSSLINKYNVSGPRYTSYPTVPYWDDSNFTSELYLHTLKNTFESSNSQGISLYIHLPFCESLCTFCACHKHITKRHEVEEEYIETLLMEWALYVNFLEQKPQISEIHLGGGTPTFFSAKNLSKLIEGILQKSILREDYDFSFEAHPNNTTREQLQVLYDLGFRRLSLGIQDYDKKVQKAINRIQSFEQVKKVSKWSKEIGYTSISHDLVFGLPFQILDNMKDSISKTVSLLPDRISLYSYAHVPWIKGVGQRGFDEKDLPKAKEKRQLYEVAKSAFEYYGYHEIGMDHFSLKTDNLFQSFKNKKLHRNFMGYTTNKTKLMIGLGMSAIGDSWGGFAQNVKHVKDYQEMVKGGHLPFYRGHILSSEDKIIRKHILNLMCYQETSWQDESMQFEGIGHTLELLEEMKSDGLLTIEGKSLVVAKEAIPFIRNVCMAFDKYLTRNQPEKAIFSKTI
- a CDS encoding S9 family peptidase; this translates as MKYLLTLSLSLFLFSNCNFKKNSTPPMAKKIPTALNYHNDTIIDDYFWMRLSDEQKEAEELDEQTQNVIDYLNLENDYLESQMAETESFQKKLYEEFVSRIKQDDESLPVSYNGYTYYIKFEEGQDYECHYRKANNDDAQEELLLDIPKMAKGENYFDLGDKSISENNRYMAYSIDLVSRRQYTIHIKDLKTGEILEDKIENTTGSICWANDNKTIYYTKQDEVTLRSNKIFKHTLGTETSQDELVYEEKDETFSCYIYKTKSRKYLLIGSSQTLSTEYRFLDADNPDGEWQVFQARERNLEYSISHFEDHFYVLTNWDAKNFRLMKTSVDATSKENWKELISHREDVLINDIEIFKNYLVIKERKNGLDHLRVKSWYDDTDYYIDFKDPTYSLFSSSNLEFDTDTFRFVYTSLTIPSTVYGFNLLTQERTLLKRDEVLGGGFESDNYTSERLFATSRDGKTQIPISLVYKKGFEKNGEQPLLLYAYGSYGYSTPPYFSSSRLSLLDRGFAFAIAHIRGGQEMGRQWYEDGKLLKKMNTFYDFIDCANYLIDEKYTSSNHLYANGGSAGGLLMGAVINMAPDLWNGVIAEVPFVDVINTMWDESIPLTTGEFDEWGNPKDKKYYDYIKSYSPYDNVKAVAYPNMLITTGYWDSQVQYWEPAKWIAKLREYKTDDNLLMMYCNMDVGHGGASGRFKSLKEEALKVAFLLKLEGIKE
- a CDS encoding GNAT family N-acetyltransferase, yielding MEWRFKSFEDLTKSELHDLMILRQKVFVVEQDCPYQDADEKDKDSHHLLGYIKGVLVAYLRLVKPGISYEEMSFGRIVTAPSHRGTGLGIALMREGIKQSITLYGTSKNRISAQSHLLPFYQKFGFESTGKEYLEDDIPHTEMIKK
- a CDS encoding metal-dependent transcriptional regulator, which produces MTLAEENYLKAILKLSKNSEDSVSTNSIADELETKASSVTDMIKKLTDKQLVDYVPYRGVSLSKSGLKKAVEIVRKHRLWEVFLVTKLQFKWDEVHDVAEQLEHIKSQKLVDGLDAYLGYPQHDPHGEPIPNKDGLFPKSFSKRLSELEKGSSGQVVGVSQDNQSFLQYLNSLNITLGTSISVLKKIDFDNSLEITINNKLAHISNDVARNLLIKQK
- a CDS encoding ZIP family metal transporter; its protein translation is MTDLYTWFIEQHPVLQALLAGLFTWGLTASGAALVVFFNNTNRKILDTSLGFTGGVMIAASFWSLLSPAISYVEMQNEIGNTNLPSWFPPAIGFFLGALFLFGLDKIIPHLHLFKKVEEAEGYPTKWKKTILLVLAIALHNIPEGLAVGVAFGAISHGIPGFEIGAAIALAIGIGIQNFPEGFAVSMPLRRQGVSKWKSWKWGQLSAIVEPIFAMIGAATVIYALPILPYALAFAAGAMIFIVVEEVIPESQSGGHTDLATMGLIAGFIVMMILDVALG
- the smpB gene encoding SsrA-binding protein SmpB yields the protein MMKAVNIQNKRARFEYTLLDKYVAGLQLSGTEIKSIRNGKANLSDSFCSFKGNELFIVGMHVDEYEFGNYANHQPKRDRKLLLNRQELDKIRKKLNDIGLTIVPLRLFINDKGWAKLEIAVAKGKKLHDKRNTIKDRDIQRDIDRVSK
- a CDS encoding alpha/beta fold hydrolase — its product is MKKYNLIIISLFVISTLMLSCTKENIRQGQMKEEFYLRNGDADMPVFMRGNPESKTIILYLHGGPGGESTSSIYTNAFLQLQEKYKIAFLDQRQQGNAHGKTKLKDISFDNFTEDVFLLTQVLKKRYGEDSRIYILGHSWGGTLGTGFMINESYQQEVEGYIQVAGAYDLPLLGKSVVEMVNEIGNEQINQGKDVAKWQKMITDINKTNEDGLTSDEILKLGSYANDIWQEKMLTDEIFDIPSAIKFAEEPKDVDVPVYPKAYDMFGALANVWAIIKVNYGKGGLMEKVLELSMADELYKIKKPTLLIWGKYDFTVPPKLGEVALQNIGASEKSLKIYEHSGHVPMASDPDRFVKDVSEFIDNN
- the dnaK gene encoding molecular chaperone DnaK — encoded protein: MSKIIGIDLGTTNSCVSVMEGNEPVVIPNSEGKRTTPSIVAFVEGGERKVGDPAKRQAITNPEKTIASIKRFMGESFSKLQKEAERVPYKVVKGDNDTPRVLIDDRKYTPQEISAMILQKMKKTAEDYLGQEVKEAVVTVPAYFNDAQRQATKEAGEIAGLKVSRIINEPTAAALAYGLDKADQDKTIAVFDLGGGTFDISILELGDGVFEVKSTNGDTHLGGDDFDQVLIDWMAEEFKSEENIDLRQDPMALQRLKEAAEKAKVELSSSAQTEINLPYITATASGPKHLVRTLTKAQFEKLADKLIQATITPCKQAIKDAGISASEIDEVILVGGSTRIPAIQNIVKEFFGKEPSKGVNPDEVVAIGAAIQGGVLTGDVKDVLLLDVTPLSLGIETMGGVMTKLIESNTTIPTKKSEVFSTAADNQPAVDIHVLQGERPMSADNKTIGRFQLSDIPPAPRGVPQIEVTFDIDANGILNVSAKDKATGKEQNIKIEASSGLSDEEIERMKKEAEANADADKKAKEEVEKVNAADAMIFQTEKQLKDYGDKLSDDKKKPIEDALEGLKKAHESKDLAAIDSAMETINTAWTAASEEMYKATQEQQGAEGAAQPNAEGGGADDVTDVDFEEVKEDK